The DNA region TGATATCAAGGTAGGGCGTATCTGGACAGCAAGCGTAATACACCCAGTGTTTCCAATTCCTGTAATCCTTCATCACCCACTCTCCACTCTCCATGAAATTACTTAGGTCCGGTCTGTCACTGTCCTACACaagcacaaaaacaaattatcaaTAAACTAGTTCTTACAAACATACACTAAGAAATATTCATGCATCCTGATGGTCATGTGTGGTGATATAATCACTGGGTTGATAATGACAAGGTTGCCATCATAGGTCCATGTTCCAAGTTTCATGCTGCAGTTTTGCAGGTCGAAGGGAAAGTGAAGGACCACGATCTCACAGTAGCTCTTAAAGATTGCTGGAGGAGTCCATGTTATCATACCTGTGTGCTCCAACAAGACCTTTGTCTCATGGACGATGGCAAAGTCTCCATCAGCACTGCACAAACACAATATCAGAGCAGgtatatgtatttttaagtaCAGTAATATTACATGATTGATTCACACTATTGTATAGGTGCAAAGAGTGAAATTTCTGGACAAAGTGACTCATACTTGTTATAAAGCACTAAATCCGGTTTCCAGATGTCAGTGGAGGGAATTCTGATCTTCCTGATGCCACCATAGTCATCAGGATTCCACTGCAGATTCACATCCTTCCATTGCTGAACATAAGAGATATGTGTATTAACAACTCCTGTCTCCAAGTAGGTACTGTcatgtaaaattttaattttgaaacatttatgcATTATGGCAGCATTTTTGAACTGCCTTTAATTCATTAAAAGTACAGCAAAATGTAATCAgaatcatcataaaaaaataagaaggcAGATCCACTTAAACatgaaatttacataaaaatgtcattttttaatacaATGATTTCATACTTTtcccaacccgatctcacggcaattcgtacatttttcacaaggtggcttattcgtacgaatttgtacgaccacactcgtacaaattcatacgattgttgccaaatcgtacgtatttgcacaatttgcacaattcgtatgaatttgtacaaatgacctacacctaaccccgccccataaacctaaccatcactggggtcgtataaaatcatactattgaggtcgtacaaattcgtacgaataagccaccttgtaaaatacgtacgaattggtcgtgagatagcgttgactTTTCCTTATAAGTTGAAGTTGAAATGTGACCTCAACATTTCTAGATAAGTTTCACGTGGCACATTAAAATAGTTTGTTAAAGTGCCAAATCTATGTGTTGTAAACATCGCCTAAAtctcagtttttgccattttcccACAGCAAACACCTTGATATCTACTTAGCAGCAAACAGGAAATGAAACAGCAGCTGAAACCTGCACCTGCTTTAGCCGCACATTACTGTTGACAATCTGATTAACTTCATCCTGTaaataagaaagaaaggaaagataATGGAATGCAAGAGAAAACTAGCGTTTATTTGTGAAATGTGAACCTTTTTTAACATATGGATAAAACATGAAACTGATATcaagaaatagaaattaaaagAGATATAATTTACCACGCTGATGAGCTGAATGAGTTGTAGTCCCACAGTAACTACCACCGGATCCTTAAAATGGCTAACAGGACGAACTACCTTGTTGTATCCAGTAAACAGAGTCTTTACCAATCTTGTCTCATCTTCTGAGCACAGTGCTGGTCCTgcaacacacacaggcacacacactaTTAAGTTACTCTGTGAGAAAAATGTATCACTCCAGTCCTCACCTCCCAGTCTTCCATTTTGGCgttccatctgtgtgtgtgtgtgtgtgtgtgtgtttcatatgcAGTTGCTTGACTCCATCAACGTTAATCCTCTGTGCCATTtaggatgtatgtgtgtgtttgtgtgcaagaCATGCAATCAATGTCTGAGAAGTGTCACTATTTTTTATAATCAGCACTAACAGAAGTAATGCTGACAttctgcatgtaaaaaaaataaaaataaaaaactcaggAAAGTAGGTTTCAGTGATGGGccaaaattttgtttatttacatttctgaACTATTTTTTTGAGAATAATGAAGTTAAAAGAATCCATATTTCTATAAGTTCACGACTTAATGTGACAATTTCTATAGAATGTTGGCTTGATTTAAACTTCAGGAACATTGTTTCATGTTTGATACTAGTCTTTGGATGTACTCACACAGGTAAATGAGTGTGCTGTTGAGtccacatttacaaatatatacatacatacacatatatatatatatatatatatatatatatatatacatatacatatatatatatatatatatatatatatatatatatatatatatatatatatacatatacatatatatatatatatatatatatatatatatacatatacatatacatatacatatacatatatatatatatatatatatatatatatatatatatatatatatatataaagaagagCTATTTCCGGCTTAAGTTTAGGCCACGACCCTTATAGGATCCAAAGTTTACAGTATCACTTCACCCTGCTGAATTGAGCATTGATTTCATTCTCATTCAAGAGGTAGggcaaaaaaagaaacagaaaatataaaaagagaGGCGAGATGAGGATATTTCTTCGCACGAAACTGCTGACACACTGAGGTCACATCTGCCACAAACCACTtttggtttattaacgtctactaCTACCACTAACGTAAATATCCCCTTACAGTAATACAGATGCATTAAATGTTGTTGAACATGAGAAAAAGAacgcaatattgatgtgcgcgtaAGCAGTAAAGACTGGTAGGAAAATGTGACGGGTAGTttaaatgtcaggacaccggcagaCCGCGCACAcgcacctgtcaatcaaacacgaCGCATAGTATGCATACTATACACggagcaaataaatatttttaaaagtgattaaaaaacTAAAAGGTTCACATAACAACAATGTATCACTATAGGAATTAACTTGTATCGGGTTCCAACATAAGTAGATTAGCTGTTTTCTGTAGATACTTGTCACTTACCTTATTTATAGGTAAGTAGCCTACTCTGCTCGACTCTATAACAACTTAGATTTATAATATCGGTTGAACTGAAACCTTTATCAGTATATTTGAAGTCATGGTAAACAAAGAGTTTGAGGTCTATAGGGCAGCTTTCCCTTGTACATTTTCTAATACAAAACAAAGTGGTTACTCACCAAATAGGAACGCCGAAATTGGTAAAATCAGTATGAAGTTATTCATCCTCTTGTTATGAATAAGAAAGACCGTGTGGTCGACTGAAGAAGCACCTCGTCCTGACTGTAGCTGAACTCTCTCTCTGTTAGTGTGTGTGGGAGTTGCAGTAATGTTAAAGTCGCCGTGGCAAGAGCTGCAGCTGTTGAAGTCAGTGCGAGATAAACATTGTTGATGCACGTGCGTGCTGGCTTTAAACTTGAAGAGCTATGCACAGAattatcaaacattttaaatgtaacactttTAGCTGATGTAAACCCGTAAGTTGTCACCGTggtctttaagaaaaaaataaaaaaagacttaaacaGGTGCTCTTAATAGAACTTAATTTTCCCTTTTAAAAAGTTGcaggatgataaaaaaaaagcattgtaatATCGCTCTATTGCAGCTGCATTAACAAACGACTTTCGTAGAAGCAGCATTTactcatatttatgtatttttattccgTGGCGGAACAAAAATAATTGATAGATGTAaagattacactttattttaacgtGTCCTTGTTACAATGTAATTAAGTAATAGTAATTAACTACATAGACTTCCTATATGGCTatgattagggtttggtttagggttaattaaatgtgattatgcataatttattgttattgtaaaagTATAAGTGACGTGTGTTACAAGAACACCTTTAAATAGCATGATATCGAAGTAAACACAGATTTGTTAGAGGTCACTTGTGAAAACAATTCTCACCATTCTGAAATCGGATTTCTCCGTTATTTATTTTATCCTCATGACTGCGCAGAGTCATAATCTGAAATATAAACTGAGACTTGAGGTAAAACATCACCTTTTGATTCTTTTTAACTCCTTGGAGAAAGCAAGATTCCATAAATCTTAAATTAGAATGATCCTTTATATTTAGAAACCTAATTATCACACACTGATTCAAACACTGAAATtgacaactaaaaataaaaacagcatattaTAGTTTAGAGGCTATGTAATATAAATTACAGGAAAAATAAGTAATGTGTAAGATCTGAACCATTTCGTAATAGACCGCACTGTTCTTGGTAAATTACTGGTATCCCATAGAAGTTTTTGACTTGTTTGACAAAAAACACAGAAATCACCTAAAAAGTGATCtccttttaaaacattaaatatcttaaaatctgCAGTGAACAACCCTTTTTACTGGCACAGATccaaaaaaatgctaattaaacattttaaatagtgaaatacatgtatttattctgtatttggatacatttttacaatacatGTTTTACCTTATCAGCCTTCaacaaaacttgaaaaaaatgtacaattttaatGACACCAACACAGAATTCTTTTGGTAGCCAGTGTAAAACGCGTTTCGTCACTGCGGTGGAAAGAGGCAGACGGAGCAGTATTTACATGGCAAACAGAATGAGGAAAGCCACCATCAAACAGAAGAGACCCATAGCCTCAGACAGGGCAAATCCCAAGATAGCATATGAGAACAACTGCTGCTTCAGAGATGGGTtcctgtgagagagaaagaggtcaGGGGTCACTCATTACCAGATCTCTGTAAGGAACATTGCTTTGTCATGGAAAAAAGACATCAGCTAACAATAGTCTGATGCAACAGTCAAATTGAGCTATATAAAATCGATATCTTTCATAATACTATACTTGAATTTCTGCAATATTGACAAACTCAGTTCTTAAACTTAACTTTGAAATATGTCTGAATATTTTAGAACTGTAACATAACATCAAATCTGAGGACATCTATACATGGCACTACGCTATAGAAGAGATCAGGAATTAATTCTTGGAAGCACTGCCGTATCTAGAAGCAGCCATTCTGATGAATGTACAACAAATGGCAACAAGATGGTGATAGTTTTCAGAGATCATATTGTCTACCTGGCATATCCAATAATGAGGCTGCCGAACACTGTTCCGATTCCAGCTCCTGATCCAGCCACTCCCACAGTGGCGGCACCAGCGCCGATGAACTTGGCGGCTGTGTCGATGTCACGGCTTACGGCGCTTGTCTGAAAACCCCGCACTGCAACCTGGGAAATGGCTGTCTGTGGCAGAAAAGCTGGGCTGGCCtttagaagaaagaaaaaaaagacatgatcAAAAATTTATTAACTGCATCTACCATCGCTTAACAAAAATAAGTCACTTTGTAGATCATAACAAGCTCTTAATGAAAGTAAGTGCATGTATTAGGAATGACTCTCAAGGTGATTTATGAACTACTCCTTGCATAGGAAAAGGGCTTACCAGGGGAAATATCTGCTAAAAGAACATTAAACACCCATTTACAATTGAAAGTGCATGCCACAAATCTTAAACATGGCATATGCATAATATACATTAAGCACTCACCTCTGCAGAGCTGACATCTGGCCTGGAGAGCACAGAGGCAGAGAGTGGTCTGTACAGCGCCCTTGAGCCACAGCGGACCTGAGATGGAGATCAGAAATAAGGTTCAGAAATCAGACCTACAATAAGGTTAATCAGAATTGCTGTACTTCAGACTGACACACAAGGCCCAACTGTTGCTGCAACACTTGAATTGGGTGGGAGGTACCTTGGGTCCAGAAAAGATATTTAACATTTGGTACAGTTGGAAATTATATACTGGACGTTTAACAATCACACTCCAAATGTCAACTTAAATcattgcatttataattaaattaataagtcTGTGGCGGCTAGTCCACTACAAAAGGAAAGCAAAAAAACAGAACATAACACCCGCAGTCTTGATCCAACCATCACTGCTGTATTTTACCCTCTAGCTCAAGAGTAATACATTTCAAAGAGTTCTGATGTTGATTGCCATTCCAGCTAACTACAAAACATTATGTCCTGCTGTCAGATTTCTATAATGACCTTGACTTCCCTGCAATCGCCGATCAGATGATAGCATTAGCAACGAGCTGCCCATTGACTTCTTAAccacaatgacacacacaaacaaattctACAGAAGTGTTTTTTGCAATGTGTGATGCAAACAACTCGTATAAACACTCTGCGTCAACATGGAAAAAAAAGTCAAGTACACCAGGCCTCTTGCATTGTAAGGAAGCATATTTTTCCGAGATCATCCATTCTATCCTAACTTCAAACTTCGCCACAAATACTCACCAGTGCGGGTGTGGAAACGAACTTCGCACAGGCGTACATGTTTGATTGAGCTCGCTGACTGTGGTGAGGAATAAACCCGCGTCTGTCTCTGTGGAAAAAGCCGACAGTTTAAGGTCAATGCAATATCAGCTCTTTCAAAACGCTGCCAGGTACTAAATAGCTCATTTTGCAAGGGCTATATCATCTGTAGAATATGAAATGGATCGAATGGATTGATAAACATATCTGAAGCGTAACGATGGCATAGGATTTTGACAATATAGTTTCTCCGGTTCCCATTAAGCTCTCCTTCACTTACCCGGCTGCAGAGGTCGAACCGCTGAGGAACTACTGCGCATGCCCGACCCTCTATTTCATGAAGCTCCCGGATGCTTGTATGACGCGATTGAAGGTCATTCAGTGCCAGTggtgctttatttaaaaatgcgCTGAGGgcaaagaaaacattacagtcacaTTTACTTCTTTTACATATTCAACAGACAGTAAGattatttattagaaaaatattttctagtcaattgtttaataaaataaggcCAAATAGACCACTGAAAAACATATACAACATTtgtaaattaaagttattaaagtttaaagaattaaagaaaattaaagattATAATTTAGTACTTTAATTCTGGTCATTGTCTTCATACTTATTAATAAGCTACCTGGTATATGCAATtctaaatgcatataaaacattACTGGGGCcatgaaaaaatatttagttt from Carassius auratus strain Wakin chromosome 6, ASM336829v1, whole genome shotgun sequence includes:
- the LOC113092742 gene encoding ATP synthase F(0) complex subunit C3, mitochondrial-like — its product is MYACAKFVSTPALVRCGSRALYRPLSASVLSRPDVSSAEASPAFLPQTAISQVAVRGFQTSAVSRDIDTAAKFIGAGAATVGVAGSGAGIGTVFGSLIIGYARNPSLKQQLFSYAILGFALSEAMGLFCLMVAFLILFAM